The uncultured Methanobrevibacter sp. DNA segment ATTGAATTAGACAATCCTATATTTATTGAAGCATTACCTGGCTTAGGTCATGTTGGTAAATTAGCTGCTGATCATATGATTGATGAATTGGGAGCTACTAAATTTGCAGAAATTTATTCTCCAACTTTTCCGCCTCAAGTTCTTGTTAAGGACGAAGGTATTATTGAAAACATGTTCAATGAGTTATATTACCTGAGAGATGTCGGGGAAGATAATTTGGATTTAATTTTACTTGTAGGTAATACACAATCATTATCTCCTGAAGGCCAATATCTGGTCTGTAAGGAAATTTTAGAGTTTGTAAAAGGCTACGACATTAATAGAATTTACACACTTGGCGGAATGGTTACAGGACCGAATGTAGAAAATCCTAAAGTTTTCGGTGCCGCTACTGATGAAGCCTGCATTGAATTATTAAAAGAAGCAGGTGTTGAAATCAGAGCTAATGACGGTGGTATCGTCGGTGCTTCCGGATTATTTTTAGGTTTAGCAACCCGTCAGGGAATTCAGGGGTCTTGTCTAATGGGTGAAACTCCAGGTTATTTCATCGATGCTCAAGCGGCAGAAGCGATATTACATAAATTAGCTCATTTGCTTAATTTTGAAATAAATGTTGATAAGCTTGAAGAAAGAGCTGAAGAAACCAGACAAATGATTGCTCAAGCTCAACAAATG contains these protein-coding regions:
- a CDS encoding proteasome assembly chaperone family protein translates to METTEITVLEDIELDNPIFIEALPGLGHVGKLAADHMIDELGATKFAEIYSPTFPPQVLVKDEGIIENMFNELYYLRDVGEDNLDLILLVGNTQSLSPEGQYLVCKEILEFVKGYDINRIYTLGGMVTGPNVENPKVFGAATDEACIELLKEAGVEIRANDGGIVGASGLFLGLATRQGIQGSCLMGETPGYFIDAQAAEAILHKLAHLLNFEINVDKLEERAEETRQMIAQAQQMEQDLINKANAGNADDLRYIG